TATTGATTCGGTCGGTTTCGATCTGTATTCCCAGATGCTTAAGGAAGCGATAGAAGAACGGAAGCCGGAAAAAGACCAAGTCCGCAAACCTTCGATTGAAATCGATCTTGAGCTTGATGCCTATATACCTGATAGCTATATCTCTGATGGACACCAGAAAATCGAGATGTATAAGCGTTTCCGTGGTATCGAGTCATTGAGGGATGTTGACGAACTAAAAGAAGAAATCACTGACAGATTCGGAGATTACCCAGCAGAAGTTGAAGCATTATTTAAAGTGGCGGAACTCAAGGTATATGCCATCACCGCAGGCGTCGAATCGATTAAAATGGCAAAACAGGATGTGACAATCCTTTTAACAGAGGATGGAAGCAGCCGGATCGACGGACAAAAGGTATTCAAGCTTAGCAGCCAGTACAGGAATGCAGTGGGTCTTGGAATGGAAGGCAATAAGCTGAAAATGGTTGTCCACACCAGAGGAATGAAAAATGACCGTTGGTTCGAGATTACTTTCGAGATGATCAGGGGACTTCACGACTCCCAAAAAGAACAGGAAAATACAGTATCGTAATCATGTGGAAATATTTTGTAATCTAAATGTAAAACGAGAAGGTGTTTCAAAAAAGATAGACAAGGGTAATTTTTGTGTGTACGCAATTATTAGCTGGAAGGTTTATCCGTTTTTGGCACCTTTATCACTTCAATGAAAAAAATAATGAGAAGTGTATAGAACTTTCCATATGAAAGATACTAAGTTCAAATCTTGGTAAGGTTGATTAATAAAGGCATTATTTTTACCGATGCTCTTTTCGTAAACTTTCGATCCATTATAGCCAGAACTTATACGAATAGCAGCAATTACTGAAAAACAACCTTATCTAAAAAAATAATCATCAGATGAAAGTGAGGCAACGTTGGATGAAAGCAACTGGTATTGTTCGTCGAATCGATGATTTAGGTCGTGTCGTAATTCCTAAGGAAATAAGAAGAACACTTCGTATTCGTGAAGGGGATCCTCTCGAAATCTTTGTGGACCGTGATGGTGAGGTTATTTTAAAGAAATATTCTCCTATCAGTGAGCTGAGCGATTTTGCGAAGGAGTATGCAGAAGCGCTATATGATAGCCTAGGCAACCCGGTATTGATTTGCGATAGAGATACGTATATCGCACTTGCGGGTGGTTCCAAAAAAGACTACTTGAATAAAAACATCAGTGAACTTGTTGAAAAGACGATGGAAGACCGTACTTCGTCCCTTGTGAACCAGCAGACTACCATCTCGTTAGTTGAAGGAAACGAAGAGCCTGCTTCTTCTTATACAATTGGGCCAATCATTGCAAACGGCGATCCGATTGGAGCAGTAATCATCTTCTCTAAAGAAGGATCTTTAGGAGATGTCGAACAAAAAGCTGTTGAAACAGCTGCAGGCTTCCTGGCAAGACAGATGGAGCAATAATTACCTTCACCAAATTATTATCTTACCTGAAAGGGCAGCTGACGAGGCTGCCTCTTTTCGTGTTCAGAAGGTTTGTAAAAATGGAAACCCAGCGCTGGTCGCGGCTGACCAAGGCGCTTCCGCTTTTCTTGTTACAGCTATCTAACAATTTATTGTTGTCTATTTTGCTGGGGGCTGTTGCTTTGGCCCTTATGATATAATACGTTTGAAACTGAAATTGGAAGGAGATGGGCGATGAGGCCCGTTGCAGATTCAAAGGAATTGATGAAGGGAGCCATGATCCTTACTTTGGCCGCCCTTGTTACGAAAATTTTAAGCGCTGTCTACCGTGTCCCGTTTCAGAATATCGTTGGGGACATTGGTTTTTACATATATCAGCAGGTGTATCCCTTTTTTGGAATTGTCATGGTTTTATCTACATATGGATTTCCAGTTGTCATATCGAAGCTTTATACGGAGCAGCAGGCTGCTGGGAATAGGGACAGGGCTGATCGTCTTTTGGCCATTTCGCTCGTCTTTCTCGTTATGGTTGGTTTGCTCCTTTTTTCATTTTTCTATATTGGCTCTGGATGGATTGCCGATAAAATCGGGGATCCCGAACTAAAGCCTTTATTTAAGGTTGTGTCAGTGCCATTCCTGCTCTTCCCGTTCACCTCTGTGTTCAGGGGATATTTCCAGGGGAAGGGCAACATGGTACCGACAGCGATTTCGCAGGTTTCAGAACAGTTCATCCGGGTCGCGACCATTCTCGTTTTGTCTGCAGTACTTGTGCAGCAGGGATTCTCTCTCTATGTCACCGGAGCCGGAGCTGTTTTCGGATCGATTACAGGTGGGGTAATATCCGTTTTGATACTCGGATTATTTTACCTGAAAAATGGAGGAACCAATCCCTTCACCTATTTTCATATAAGGGATTTATTCCAGGATGCCGCCTGGGTCGTAAAAGCGCTGATCATCCAGGGATTTGCCATCAGCATTAGTGGCATGCTGTTAATATTGCTGCAGCTGGCAGATTCCTTGAATATGTATGCTTCATTGCTGGCAATGGGACTGTCAGCGGAGGAAGCGAAATCGGCAAAAGGTATTTTTGACAGGGGGCAGCCGCTGATCCAGCTTGGGACAGTTGTCGCCACTTCGATGTCATTAAGCCTTGTACCGGCCATTTCAGGTGACAAATCGAGTAATCGCCACGAGAAGATACTGCCCAAAGTGAGGCTCGCACTTCAGACAAGCCTGATTTTTGGTGCTGCTGCCGCGGTTGGCCTATATAGCATCATCGTTCCAGTTAATATCATGCTGTTTGAGAATTCCGATGGGTCCAATGTGCTTGGAGTGCTCAGCCTGATGATTTTATTTGGCTCGGTCATCCTGACGATCATGAGCATTTTGCAGGGACTTGATAAATCCCTCTTTCCGGCAGCAGTCATACTTGGCGGATTTGGCTTGAAATACATATTGAACCTGATGCTGATCCCGAATAACGGAACGATGGGAGCTGCTTTTGCCACATTGGCTGCCATGGTTTCAGTCATGTTCATCCTTATATTTAAACTAAGACGTGAACTCGGCCTGCCCGTTCTATCGCTTGTATTCATTGTGAAGATCCTGCTTTCCTCAGCAGTGATGGCTATTTCTTTACGATTCTTTCTATATATTACGGATTTCGGTTATGGCTATATTGAACCAGACAGACTCGGCGCTGTTTTCCAGGCATTAAGCGCAGTGGTGCTGGGAGCACTTGTTTATTTTCTAGTATTGATCAAAACGCGGGCATTAACAGAAGAGGAACTGGTGACTTTGCCATTCGGCAGCAGGATTGTCCAGCTGTTCTCCAGGTAATCCCTGAATAATAAAACGTTTAAGAGAAGGAGGAAGCAGGCTATGAAAAATAAGATATTAATCATCGGACTGGGTGCAGGCGACCTTGATCAGCTGCCGCTTGGTGTATATAAAAAATTAAAACAGGAGAAAAACCTCTTTTTGCGGACGAAAGAGCATCCGGTCGTTACGGAGCTTGAGAAGGAAGGATTGCAGTTTCAATCCTTCGACGAAGTGTATGAGAATCATGACCAGTTCGAGGATGTTTATGAGGAAATCACAGAGTTTCTGCTGACTGAAGCGGCCAAGGCTCCTGTAACCTATGCCGTTCCTGGGCATCCCTTGATTGCGGAGCGGACTGTCCAGCTTTTGCTTGAACGAGGGCCAAGGCGGAGTACGGAAATTGAAATCGGCGGCGGCCAAAGTTTCCTGGACGCCATGTTCCAGTCCCTGGCGATCGATCCAATCGAAGGCTTCCAATTGCTTGATGGCACAGCGCTATCAAAGGAAGACCTGCTGCTGAAGAGCCACACCATCATTGGACAGGTATATGATGCCTTTGTTGCTTCTGACGTTAAGCTGACGCTGATGGAAAAATTACCTGATGATTATGAGGTATTCATTGTGACAGCTGCGGGAAGCAGCGAGGAGGTCATCAAAAAGGTCCCATTATTCGAGTTAGACAGAGAGATGGAGCTAAGCAATCTGACATCAGTTTATGTTCCGCCTGTTATAGATGAGGAAATTTTGTACAAGGATTTTTTGAAGCTGCGTGGAATTATATCAGAACTGCGCGGTCCGAATGGCTGCCCTTGGGACAAGAAGCAGACCCACCAGTCACTCAAGAAGTATTTGATTGAAGAGTCATATGAATTGCTGGAGGCAATCGACAATGATGATATCGATCATATGATTGAAGAGCTTGGCGATGTGCTGCTTCAAGTGATGCTCCATGCCCAGATCGGTGAGGACGAGGGTTATTTTACCATCGATGATGTCATTGAAGGCCTATCAGCAAAAATGGTCCGCAGGCACCCTCATGTGTTCGGGGACAAAATGGCAGAAAATGAAGAAGATGTCCTGAAAAATTGGCAGGAAATCAAGGAGCAGGAAAAAGGCGGTGCCACAAAGTCCATGCTGGAGGGAGCCGGAAAAGGACTTCCGAATCTGCTTAAGGCATTTGAACTGCAAAAGGAAGCCGCTAAAGTAGGGTTTGACTGGAAGACTGCAGCACCGATCCTTGAAAAGGTAAAAGAAGAAATCGACGAGCTCACAGAAGAAATCGCTGAAAAAGGCATCCAGGAAGATATCGAGTTAGAGTACGGGGACCTTTTATTTGCGCTTGTGAATTTTGCAAGGCATTATAACATCAACCCGGAAGAGGCACTAAACAAGACGAACCGGAAATTCATGCGCCGTTTTGCTTATATCGAACAAAAAGCAGAGGCGAATGGCCGGTCTGTAGAAGAGTACACGCTGGATGAATTGGATGCTTTCTGGGAGGAAGCGAAGAAGCAAGGTTTATAATTCAATGCTGTTTCCGTAGAAGCAATAAAGTTTACGAAGTGTACAGGTAAAAGAAACCAATAATCAAAAAGGGGTTTAGATACGATGAGGCTGGATAAATTTTTAAAAGTATCAAGATTGATCAAAAGAAGAACATTGGCGAAAGAAGTTTCCGACCAAGGAAGGATTTCGATCAACGGTGTGCCGGCGAAGGCGAGTACGAATGTAAAAGCAGGAGATGAGTTGGCGATCCGTTTCGGACAAAAGGTTGTTTCTGTAAAAATCGAACGCATCCAGGAAAATTCACGCAAGGAAGAGGCTGCCGAAATGTATACAATCCTCGGCGAAGAGCGGATTCCCGGGGACGACGAAGAGTAAGGCGAGCTTCGTGTGAAGGCTTGTTCTATTCTCTCTTTTTCAATCATAAACATGTACAAAAGTGCATTATGATTGTGAGGGGTATTAATGAGCCAATATTACGAAACGAATCAAACGAAGAGCAATTTGCCAGACCACGATTTAGTGATGAGAGGCAGACGGACACTGGAAATCACAGGAGTAAAGCAGGTTGAAAGCTTCGATAATGAAGAGTTTTTATTAGAGACTGTCATGGGATTCCTTGCGATCAAGGGCCAGAACCTTCAGATGAAGAATTTGGATGTCGACA
The window above is part of the Mesobacillus jeotgali genome. Proteins encoded here:
- a CDS encoding polysaccharide biosynthesis protein; this encodes MRPVADSKELMKGAMILTLAALVTKILSAVYRVPFQNIVGDIGFYIYQQVYPFFGIVMVLSTYGFPVVISKLYTEQQAAGNRDRADRLLAISLVFLVMVGLLLFSFFYIGSGWIADKIGDPELKPLFKVVSVPFLLFPFTSVFRGYFQGKGNMVPTAISQVSEQFIRVATILVLSAVLVQQGFSLYVTGAGAVFGSITGGVISVLILGLFYLKNGGTNPFTYFHIRDLFQDAAWVVKALIIQGFAISISGMLLILLQLADSLNMYASLLAMGLSAEEAKSAKGIFDRGQPLIQLGTVVATSMSLSLVPAISGDKSSNRHEKILPKVRLALQTSLIFGAAAAVGLYSIIVPVNIMLFENSDGSNVLGVLSLMILFGSVILTIMSILQGLDKSLFPAAVILGGFGLKYILNLMLIPNNGTMGAAFATLAAMVSVMFILIFKLRRELGLPVLSLVFIVKILLSSAVMAISLRFFLYITDFGYGYIEPDRLGAVFQALSAVVLGALVYFLVLIKTRALTEEELVTLPFGSRIVQLFSR
- the yabP gene encoding sporulation protein YabP, whose translation is MSQYYETNQTKSNLPDHDLVMRGRRTLEITGVKQVESFDNEEFLLETVMGFLAIKGQNLQMKNLDVDKGIVSIKGKIFDLVYLDDQHGEKAKGFFSKLFR
- the mazG gene encoding nucleoside triphosphate pyrophosphohydrolase; the protein is MKNKILIIGLGAGDLDQLPLGVYKKLKQEKNLFLRTKEHPVVTELEKEGLQFQSFDEVYENHDQFEDVYEEITEFLLTEAAKAPVTYAVPGHPLIAERTVQLLLERGPRRSTEIEIGGGQSFLDAMFQSLAIDPIEGFQLLDGTALSKEDLLLKSHTIIGQVYDAFVASDVKLTLMEKLPDDYEVFIVTAAGSSEEVIKKVPLFELDREMELSNLTSVYVPPVIDEEILYKDFLKLRGIISELRGPNGCPWDKKQTHQSLKKYLIEESYELLEAIDNDDIDHMIEELGDVLLQVMLHAQIGEDEGYFTIDDVIEGLSAKMVRRHPHVFGDKMAENEEDVLKNWQEIKEQEKGGATKSMLEGAGKGLPNLLKAFELQKEAAKVGFDWKTAAPILEKVKEEIDELTEEIAEKGIQEDIELEYGDLLFALVNFARHYNINPEEALNKTNRKFMRRFAYIEQKAEANGRSVEEYTLDELDAFWEEAKKQGL
- the spoVT gene encoding stage V sporulation protein T encodes the protein MKATGIVRRIDDLGRVVIPKEIRRTLRIREGDPLEIFVDRDGEVILKKYSPISELSDFAKEYAEALYDSLGNPVLICDRDTYIALAGGSKKDYLNKNISELVEKTMEDRTSSLVNQQTTISLVEGNEEPASSYTIGPIIANGDPIGAVIIFSKEGSLGDVEQKAVETAAGFLARQMEQ
- a CDS encoding RNA-binding S4 domain-containing protein, whose translation is MRLDKFLKVSRLIKRRTLAKEVSDQGRISINGVPAKASTNVKAGDELAIRFGQKVVSVKIERIQENSRKEEAAEMYTILGEERIPGDDEE